The Pecten maximus chromosome 17, xPecMax1.1, whole genome shotgun sequence DNA segment TTGTTTATAATTTGGTTCGGTTGTAATGCCATTGGCAATCAGAATCTTGTCCAGTTCAGGTTTGAATAATGTGACTTTCGTTGCAGTTGGGAAAGATGATGCTCCTTGGACTGATTCAAACATCATGGTTACTCGTAAATAATGATTGCAGCTGctggctgtgtatgtaactttgcATGAGCAACAGAACATTTTGTATTGGTCATCACATTTTATTGTGGATAGTTTCTTGTTGCACCCTGGGTAGGGGCAAGAAAGATAAGGATCAATATCGTACACAGCACAGAGTGATCCGTTTTGCAATTTGCCTACAGAACTGCTCAGATtctcatcatcatcgtcatcttCGGATGAGATATTCTGCAGGGTTCCATACTGGCTGTATTTCTGTGGTGAAAAGGATAACATTACATTTATGCATgctttgtgtgttttatatgttatcGTCCATTATTATTGGTATTTATATCCATTAACTTATGGCGCAACTGATGGTTATTTAATTTTATAGACAGGACAATTTATGTATTAATATCTGCAAGTACATAAAcagaataaatatatttcataccaGTTGAAAAAAGGAcatattgtaaagtttacccaaAGCGTTTGTATTCTTTACCTCACAAAGTGATCCCCGAGTAGTAGTCAGGCGCTTCTCGTCATTAAACAGTCGAACTTTACACTTGGTTAACTGCAAAATTTGCCCCTTTTCTATGGTGTTTACCATGTCTTCCCATATTGCCACAGTTGTTTTGTCATCCTTGTCCTTGAGGACCATTCCTTGAAAGGCCACCATATTTCCATCTACTGACTTTGTTGTAGCTGGTGAAAGCTGAAATGTATGAATATCATGTATTAGTAATTTAATTTCTATTCAGCTACGATTGTTAGGAAATCAGAAGATGAAtccataacaatatataatttacatgatTAACTGACTGATCTTAGTTAACTTATTAAATAATGCTTAGTATTAAGATGCATATCATCTTAACAGCTAGGCATACAAACATCGCACCTGGAACTTGGAAGCTATTGTTTAAATGCTTTTAGCGTAAGTTTACTTGAAAACGTACAAATCAACACCATGAAAAATTGATTCAAATAACATAAATGgaaaatttaaacatatttgttaaTTATGTCACGTTAAATCAACTCACCTTGCACTTGATATCGCCTGTCTGTCAGTAGACGTTCTCAGCAGACGATCGACCACGAGGAGTCAGGACAGGATGCTGGAGAGTGGGTTGCGTAAACCGCTAACGTTATGATGCGCTGTTAAGTCCCGAGAGCAACCGAACGTAATTGATAACGACTTCTAGCTGGTTAAACAATAGACACTATTGAAGCCCGAGGAGAACCGAGCAGACTCAAATTAATCGTTGACCGGCGCGGTATCTCGTAGGTAAACAGTCAGCAGTCTCCATTATTAAAAAGATAATAACAGGGTTTGTGGCTGCTGATGATAGTGACTAACGCAGGCAAGCGTCACATGAATATACGTAATCCATTTGCCTAACCAGCGGTCCCCTCGCCAATTAAAAGATAACGTTTCTATACAGTAACATCAATTAGTAATCACAGCCACACTGTAACGTAATGCTGCTGATGATAGCGACTGGGCTGTCAGGCGGTCAAGCAAGCAAGTACGTAAACCATTCACATCAATGTCGCATGCGCAAACAACATCTTCCCCATAGCATCCGGAATCTTGCATCTGATATTGTTACTGCGTGGACCTCAGGGTCCACGCAATaatagctcacctgcccaaagggcaagagagcttcgggcaggtgagcttatgccgtggtgcggcgtccgtccgtccggcgtcaacttcttctcaataaccaagatgcccagtgacttgatattgggcctgtagcatgctggagtgaagggctacaaagtttgttcaaataaatgacattgaccttcatttaaggtcacatgggtcaaataggctataatcttcaaacgacttcttctcaataaccaagaggcccagggacttgatattgggtctgtagcatgcttgggttaagggctaccaagttggtttcaaatgaatgacattgacctacattcaagatcacaggggtgaaatcggcttaaatctgtaaacaataatttatcgatagccaagagcctccgagacctgctattaggccaatagaatgctggaatgaaggattagaaaatttattaatatgaataaacctagcttactatgatgTTTGAATAAtgaggtaatcagcatagtatctgtagaaatgaactcggatcaacttcaaagttgatGTAGAGCcatgtgagcgatacaggcccattgggacACTTGTAAGTTTATTGTCTTGAAACCACTTCATGCTTTATTAAATAGGGGAGGTAACTAGTAAGACTGCcatgcaggtagggcgtaagaattgtacctgatgcccccattgcatgatcgtaaaaggcgactaaatttgggatcttatcttttcccttctttctgaacaactttcttcttcctaatgtctcccttgacaatgcctcacttttggcctttagttgagcgttcgctgcTGTGAGG contains these protein-coding regions:
- the LOC117315110 gene encoding uncharacterized protein LOC117315110, which encodes MASVQRVTDANSGIGVVSAAADINREIGQNTPNPNTSNYLDKVHLKINPLSPATTKSVDGNMVAFQGMVLKDKDDKTTVAIWEDMVNTIEKGQILQLTKCKVRLFNDEKRLTTTRGSLCEKYSQYGTLQNISSEDDDDDENLSSSVGKLQNGSLCAVYDIDPYLSCPYPGCNKKLSTIKCDDQYKMFCCSCKVTYTASSCNHYLRVTMMFESVQGASSFPTATKVTLFKPELDKILIANGITTEPNYKQLLTFY